One genomic window of Ramlibacter agri includes the following:
- a CDS encoding sensor histidine kinase: protein MNLAQVAIDEIESIVDEWVEFARGKEVASQAMTPEQLADHAKLLLLAIVADVGSSREAGAPHDKSTGTSADSSPDITRTARKHAAQRFQQGFSLPQLVSEFRALRASVIRRWAGQLPPVRAEDLDELTRFGEAMDQALSESTSLYSRKVDDSRNLLLGVLGHDLRTPLGVIHMSASYLLRTDTLDGAQTKSVARILTSAERMTGMVRDILEFTRTALGETLPLMTAPADLGEIARQIVAEVATVHPEARIDLACEGTITGHWDAARVGQMLANLVANAVQHGAAQPVSVTVTGADTAVTVQVHNKGAPIPAEAQQNLFVPLRQTAGGARERRAGSSGLGLGLYITREIAVAHGGSVTVRSDDEGTTFSVRLPRTPPSREGGGGA, encoded by the coding sequence ATGAACTTAGCTCAGGTTGCGATCGATGAAATCGAGAGCATCGTCGACGAATGGGTTGAGTTCGCCCGCGGCAAGGAGGTCGCATCGCAGGCGATGACGCCCGAGCAGCTGGCAGACCATGCGAAACTCCTGCTGCTGGCGATCGTCGCGGACGTCGGAAGCTCCCGGGAGGCCGGGGCGCCGCACGACAAGTCGACGGGGACAAGCGCGGACAGTTCACCCGACATCACGCGCACCGCGCGGAAGCACGCAGCCCAGCGCTTCCAGCAAGGCTTCTCGCTTCCGCAGCTGGTCTCCGAATTCAGGGCGTTGCGCGCTTCCGTGATCCGCCGGTGGGCCGGGCAGCTGCCGCCGGTGCGGGCCGAAGACCTGGATGAACTCACGCGTTTCGGCGAAGCGATGGACCAGGCTCTGTCGGAGTCGACGTCGCTGTACTCCCGCAAGGTGGACGATTCGCGGAATCTCCTGCTGGGGGTGCTGGGACACGACCTGCGAACGCCGCTGGGCGTGATCCACATGAGTGCCAGCTACCTGCTTCGCACCGATACGCTGGACGGCGCCCAGACGAAGTCGGTGGCGCGGATCCTCACCTCCGCCGAACGGATGACCGGCATGGTCAGGGACATCCTGGAATTCACCCGGACGGCGCTCGGGGAGACGCTGCCCCTTATGACCGCGCCGGCGGACCTCGGGGAGATCGCCAGGCAGATCGTCGCCGAGGTGGCGACGGTCCACCCCGAAGCCCGCATCGACCTGGCCTGCGAAGGCACGATCACCGGACACTGGGACGCGGCGCGCGTCGGGCAGATGCTGGCGAACCTCGTTGCCAATGCCGTCCAGCACGGCGCCGCGCAACCGGTCAGCGTCACGGTCACCGGAGCTGACACGGCCGTCACCGTGCAGGTCCACAACAAGGGTGCCCCGATTCCCGCCGAGGCCCAGCAGAACCTGTTCGTTCCCCTGCGGCAGACGGCCGGCGGCGCGCGCGAGCGCCGCGCGGGCTCCTCCGGCCTCGGCCTGGGGCTCTACATCACCCGGGAGATTGCCGTCGCGCACGGAGGCTCCGTGACGGTGCGGTCCGATGACGAGGGCACCACCTTTTCCGTCCGGCTGCCGCGCACGCCACCTTCGCGCGAAGGCGGGGGCGGCGCGTGA
- a CDS encoding extracellular catalytic domain type 1 short-chain-length polyhydroxyalkanoate depolymerase, producing MSISLDEMKKATQLTREGRLLEATRILRRALEVPAEAPAQAPTEGARGTRQRGEKITDVAFRELPAQTHERPRSLVPYLDRAGAPQGNFRPATFEAHRFASNRRTYAYRLYLPPRTDDRLLPVIVMLHGCTQDAADFATGTAMNELAAQRGCIVVYPEQLARSNRMRCWNWFEPSHQQLGRGEPAMIAGLAADVVQRCQGDPRRVYVAGLSAGGAMAALVAQLYPDTFAAVGVHSGLPAGAARDVPSAHAAMRRPARTAATGATSAAVVPTIVFHGGSDRTVHPDNGRRLIAEALARASSSGIPLLPREQTVTVAGRTVRRTAYHDPLGVPRIEHWDLPGGSHAWSGGRAAGTFTDPSGPSASAAMIDFFLAQQLPPDAPPPT from the coding sequence ATGTCCATCTCCCTCGATGAAATGAAGAAGGCGACCCAGCTCACCCGTGAAGGCCGGCTGCTGGAAGCCACCCGCATCCTGCGGCGGGCCCTGGAGGTGCCGGCAGAAGCGCCAGCCCAGGCCCCCACGGAAGGCGCGCGCGGGACGCGCCAGCGTGGCGAGAAGATCACGGACGTGGCGTTCCGGGAGCTGCCTGCGCAGACGCACGAGAGGCCGCGCAGCCTCGTGCCGTACCTCGACCGCGCGGGAGCCCCGCAAGGAAACTTCAGGCCGGCGACGTTCGAGGCGCACCGATTCGCCTCGAACCGTCGGACCTACGCATACCGGCTCTACCTGCCACCAAGGACAGACGACAGGCTGCTGCCGGTGATCGTCATGCTGCACGGGTGCACGCAGGACGCCGCCGATTTCGCCACGGGCACGGCGATGAACGAGCTGGCGGCACAGCGCGGATGCATCGTCGTCTACCCCGAGCAGCTGGCACGCTCGAACCGCATGCGCTGCTGGAACTGGTTCGAACCATCGCACCAGCAACTCGGGCGCGGCGAGCCGGCGATGATCGCAGGGCTCGCGGCCGACGTGGTGCAGCGATGCCAGGGCGATCCGCGGCGCGTGTATGTGGCCGGGTTGTCCGCGGGCGGCGCCATGGCGGCGCTCGTTGCGCAGCTCTATCCGGACACGTTCGCCGCAGTGGGGGTGCACTCGGGCCTGCCCGCGGGCGCCGCGAGGGACGTCCCCTCCGCCCATGCGGCGATGCGCAGGCCGGCACGCACGGCGGCGACCGGCGCCACATCGGCAGCCGTCGTCCCCACGATCGTGTTCCATGGCGGTTCGGACCGCACCGTGCATCCGGACAATGGCCGCCGGCTCATCGCCGAGGCGCTTGCGCGTGCGAGTTCCTCGGGCATCCCATTGCTGCCGCGGGAGCAGACCGTCACGGTAGCCGGCCGCACCGTGCGCCGCACCGCCTACCACGACCCGCTGGGCGTGCCTCGCATCGAGCACTGGGACCTCCCCGGCGGCTCACACGCCTGGTCGGGCGGGCGCGCGGCCGGGACGTTTACCGACCCTTCGGGCCCGAGCGCATCCGCCGCCATGATCGACTTCTTCCTCGCGCAACAGCTGCCGCCGGACGCGCCACCGCCGACCTGA
- a CDS encoding sensor histidine kinase: MEEFLIHNREQLCESCKAKVAQRPLRAATPEQLKNGVPMFLDQLIRTLEAEKADRPAESLRISGASGGWSSDPSEMGAAAALHGRQLLELGYTVDQVVHDYGDLCQAITDLAVERDAPFSVGEFRTLNRCLDNAIADAVTAFSAQRDAAQSLRAATESNERLGFLLHELRNSLLSGRLAFTALESGQLPVTGATGGVLKRSLEALAALVKHALDEVRVDAHLSREPVVFFVAEFIADAGSAAMLDADARGCSFTVREIDPGLEVEGERQILMGALMNLLQNAFKFTRPQTEVSLNAFASDDGGVLIEVADHCGGLAPGFSESMFRPFSRGPQDKSGLGLGLCIARANVEGAGGNLTVRNVPGSGCVFTIRLARHARPGAVAGTSEPTDDAN, translated from the coding sequence ATGGAAGAATTCCTCATCCACAACCGCGAGCAACTCTGCGAAAGCTGCAAGGCAAAGGTCGCCCAGCGCCCGCTTCGTGCCGCCACTCCGGAGCAACTGAAGAACGGTGTTCCCATGTTCCTGGATCAGTTGATCCGGACCCTGGAAGCAGAGAAGGCGGACCGCCCCGCCGAGAGTCTCAGGATTTCCGGTGCCTCGGGTGGCTGGTCGAGCGATCCCTCCGAGATGGGCGCCGCTGCCGCCTTGCATGGAAGGCAACTGCTGGAGCTCGGGTACACGGTGGACCAGGTCGTCCACGACTACGGAGACCTGTGCCAGGCCATCACGGATCTTGCCGTGGAGCGGGATGCGCCTTTCAGCGTCGGCGAATTCCGGACCCTCAACCGCTGCCTGGACAACGCTATTGCCGACGCCGTGACGGCCTTCAGCGCCCAGCGCGATGCTGCCCAGTCCCTCCGGGCCGCAACGGAGTCGAACGAGCGGCTCGGTTTCCTTCTGCACGAGCTTCGAAACTCGTTGCTGAGCGGCAGGCTTGCCTTCACGGCGCTCGAAAGCGGCCAGTTGCCCGTCACGGGAGCAACGGGCGGAGTGTTGAAGCGCAGCCTGGAAGCGCTGGCGGCCCTCGTGAAGCATGCGCTCGACGAGGTTCGCGTTGACGCGCATCTTTCGCGGGAGCCAGTTGTCTTCTTCGTCGCGGAGTTCATAGCCGATGCTGGAAGTGCGGCCATGCTGGACGCCGATGCGCGAGGCTGTTCGTTCACGGTGAGGGAGATCGACCCCGGACTCGAAGTCGAGGGGGAACGCCAGATTCTCATGGGCGCGCTGATGAACCTGCTGCAGAACGCCTTCAAGTTCACCCGCCCGCAGACGGAAGTCTCCCTGAACGCGTTCGCGAGCGATGACGGCGGCGTTCTGATCGAAGTTGCGGACCACTGCGGAGGTCTGGCTCCCGGCTTTTCGGAGTCCATGTTCCGGCCGTTTTCCCGCGGGCCGCAGGACAAGAGCGGTCTGGGCCTGGGGCTGTGCATCGCGCGGGCGAACGTGGAGGGCGCCGGAGGCAACCTGACAGTGCGGAACGTGCCCGGCAGCGGTTGCGTGTTCACGATCCGCCTGGCCCGCCACGCACGCCCCGGCGCGGTGGCAGGCACGTCCGAGCCGACCGACGACGCGAACTAG
- a CDS encoding exodeoxyribonuclease III, whose amino-acid sequence MFKLTSLNLNGIRSAASKGVEGWLHKTQPDCICVQEVKAQAADVQGKHDVLAGLKGHFHFAEKKGYSGVGAFTKHEPSDVIVGFGSGEFDAEGRYVELRFDTPARKLSIISCYFPSGSSGEERQAAKFRFLDEFDPYLIALKKNREFVLCGDINIAHQQQDLKNWKGNQKNSGFLPEERAWMTKLLSETGLVDVYRRLQPDTTDACYTWWSNRGQAYAKNVGWRLDYQIATAGLARTARTADIYKAARFSDHAPLTIQYEWLL is encoded by the coding sequence TTGTTCAAACTCACCAGCCTGAACCTCAACGGCATCCGCTCGGCGGCCAGCAAGGGCGTCGAAGGCTGGCTTCACAAGACGCAACCCGATTGTATTTGCGTGCAGGAAGTCAAGGCGCAGGCGGCCGACGTGCAGGGCAAGCACGACGTCCTGGCCGGCCTGAAGGGCCACTTCCACTTCGCCGAGAAGAAGGGTTATTCCGGGGTCGGCGCCTTCACGAAGCACGAGCCCAGCGACGTGATCGTCGGCTTCGGCTCGGGCGAGTTCGACGCCGAAGGCCGTTACGTGGAGCTGCGCTTCGACACGCCGGCACGAAAGTTGTCGATCATCAGCTGCTATTTCCCCAGCGGCTCGTCCGGCGAGGAGCGGCAGGCGGCCAAGTTCCGCTTCCTGGACGAGTTCGACCCGTACCTGATCGCCCTCAAGAAGAACCGTGAATTCGTGCTGTGCGGCGACATCAACATCGCCCACCAGCAGCAGGACCTGAAGAACTGGAAGGGCAACCAGAAGAACAGTGGTTTCCTGCCCGAGGAACGGGCCTGGATGACAAAACTGTTATCCGAAACGGGCCTGGTCGACGTTTATCGTCGCCTGCAGCCGGACACCACCGACGCCTGCTACACGTGGTGGAGCAACCGCGGCCAGGCCTACGCCAAGAACGTGGGCTGGCGGCTGGACTACCAGATCGCGACCGCAGGGCTCGCGCGCACTGCGCGGACAGCCGACATCTACAAGGCCGCGCGTTTCAGCGACCATGCTCCGCTCACGATCCAGTACGAATGGCTCCTGTGA
- the pyrE gene encoding orotate phosphoribosyltransferase translates to MVKDGSQDALAQEFVGFAVEAGVLRFGEFKTKAGRLSPYFFNAGLFDDGAKLGRLARFYAQRILASGIEFDMLFGPAYKGIPLAATVAVELARLGRNVPFAYNRKEAKDHGEGGTLVGAPVQGKVLIVDDVMSAGTAARESIALIQAAGATPHAVAIALDRQEKATENGQDVPWSAVQYVRERLGMQVCTIAKLEDLLAYLGANGAELGTHHAKVLAYRDRYGAG, encoded by the coding sequence ATGGTGAAGGATGGCAGCCAGGACGCCCTGGCGCAGGAATTCGTTGGCTTCGCGGTGGAGGCCGGGGTGCTGCGCTTCGGCGAATTCAAGACCAAGGCAGGCCGGCTTTCGCCCTATTTCTTCAACGCCGGCCTGTTCGACGACGGCGCCAAGCTCGGGCGGCTGGCCCGATTCTATGCACAGCGCATCCTGGCGTCCGGCATCGAGTTCGACATGCTGTTCGGCCCGGCCTACAAGGGCATCCCGCTGGCCGCGACCGTCGCCGTCGAACTGGCCCGCCTGGGCCGCAATGTTCCGTTCGCCTACAACCGCAAGGAAGCCAAGGACCACGGCGAAGGCGGCACCCTGGTCGGCGCGCCGGTGCAAGGCAAGGTGCTGATCGTCGACGACGTCATGTCCGCCGGCACGGCCGCCCGCGAGTCCATCGCCTTGATCCAGGCCGCGGGCGCCACGCCGCATGCCGTGGCCATCGCACTGGACCGGCAGGAGAAGGCGACCGAGAACGGGCAGGACGTGCCCTGGTCCGCCGTGCAATATGTCCGTGAAAGATTGGGCATGCAGGTCTGCACCATCGCGAAGCTGGAAGACCTGCTGGCCTACCTGGGGGCCAACGGCGCGGAACTGGGCACGCATCATGCAAAGGTGCTGGCATACCGGGACCGTTACGGGGCCGGCTGA
- a CDS encoding DUF4124 domain-containing protein translates to MGAWKQAALAAGLVAVLGAAHAQGIYTCIDAKGKRITSDRYIADCSDREQKLLNNSGTVRQVVPPTWTNEEREAREAQERKKADELQRQAEEKRVLRALALRYPNRGIHDGERAKALRSIDEATQVAEQRVTTLQKERTQLLQEKEFYNKNPSKMPGLLRRQLEENDSQTASQRRFIAGQDEEKARVNARFDDELAKLKPVWAAQAGVAAAASSTPAKP, encoded by the coding sequence ATGGGTGCTTGGAAGCAGGCCGCGCTGGCGGCCGGACTGGTTGCGGTGCTGGGCGCGGCCCACGCCCAGGGCATCTACACCTGCATCGACGCGAAGGGCAAGCGGATCACGTCGGACCGCTACATCGCCGACTGCAGCGACCGGGAGCAGAAGCTGCTGAACAACTCGGGCACGGTCCGCCAGGTCGTGCCGCCCACGTGGACGAACGAGGAGCGGGAAGCGCGCGAGGCGCAGGAGCGCAAGAAGGCCGACGAGCTGCAGCGCCAAGCCGAGGAAAAGCGCGTGTTGCGCGCACTGGCCCTGCGCTACCCGAATCGGGGCATCCACGACGGCGAACGCGCGAAGGCGCTGCGTTCCATCGACGAGGCGACCCAGGTGGCCGAGCAGCGCGTGACCACGCTGCAGAAGGAGCGCACGCAGCTGCTGCAGGAGAAGGAGTTCTACAACAAGAACCCCTCCAAGATGCCGGGCCTGCTGCGGCGCCAGCTGGAGGAGAACGACAGCCAGACCGCTTCGCAGCGGCGCTTCATTGCCGGCCAGGACGAAGAAAAAGCGCGCGTGAACGCGCGCTTCGACGATGAACTGGCCAAGCTGAAACCCGTGTGGGCCGCGCAGGCCGGGGTCGCGGCAGCGGCGAGTTCGACGCCGGCGAAACCCTGA
- the gatB gene encoding Asp-tRNA(Asn)/Glu-tRNA(Gln) amidotransferase subunit GatB yields the protein MSKLVQGYEVVIGFETHTQLSTDSKIFSRAPTQFGAEPNTQASPVDLALPGTLPVMNKGAVERAIRFGLAIGAHVAPRSIFARKNYFYPDLPKGYQISQFEIPVVQGGNVEFYLGDEKKSVRLVRAHLEEDAGKSLHEDFIGQSGIDLNRAGTPLLEIVTEPDMRSSDEAVAYAKELHKIVTWIGICDGNMQEGSFRCDANVSVRKPGSPYGTRREIKNLNSFKFMKEAIDFEVRWQIEQIEDGHEIVQATVLFDPDTGETRAMRTKEDAADYRYFPDPDLPPLVIASDWVERVKGEMPELPRVMAARFVADFGLPEYDATTLTQSKAMGSYFEEAAKASGQAKLASNWIMGEVSKRLNAADIAIEQAPVQAATLGKLIQRIQDGTVSNNAARQVFDALWNGEGSEVDAVIEAKGLKQMNDSGALEKIIDEVIAANAANVEQVRAGKDKAFNALVGQAMKASKGKANPQQVGDMLRKKLGA from the coding sequence ATGAGCAAGCTCGTCCAAGGCTACGAAGTCGTCATCGGCTTCGAGACGCACACCCAGCTGTCCACCGACAGCAAGATCTTCAGCCGCGCGCCGACGCAGTTCGGCGCCGAGCCCAACACGCAGGCTTCGCCGGTGGACCTGGCGCTGCCCGGCACCTTGCCCGTGATGAACAAGGGCGCGGTCGAACGCGCCATCCGCTTCGGCCTGGCGATCGGCGCGCACGTGGCGCCGCGCAGCATCTTCGCGCGCAAGAACTACTTCTACCCGGACCTGCCCAAGGGCTACCAGATCTCGCAGTTCGAGATCCCGGTGGTGCAGGGCGGCAACGTGGAGTTCTACCTGGGCGACGAGAAGAAGTCGGTGCGCCTGGTGCGCGCCCACCTCGAGGAAGACGCGGGCAAATCGCTGCACGAGGACTTCATCGGCCAGTCCGGCATCGACCTGAACCGCGCCGGCACGCCGCTGCTGGAGATCGTGACAGAGCCCGACATGCGCTCGTCCGACGAGGCGGTGGCGTACGCGAAGGAACTGCACAAGATCGTCACCTGGATCGGCATCTGTGACGGCAACATGCAGGAAGGCAGCTTCCGCTGCGACGCCAACGTGTCGGTGCGCAAGCCCGGCTCGCCTTATGGCACGCGGCGCGAGATCAAGAACCTGAACTCCTTCAAGTTCATGAAGGAAGCCATCGACTTCGAGGTGCGCTGGCAGATCGAGCAGATCGAGGATGGCCACGAGATCGTGCAGGCCACGGTGCTGTTCGATCCCGACACGGGCGAGACGCGAGCGATGCGAACCAAGGAAGACGCGGCCGACTACCGCTACTTCCCGGACCCGGACCTGCCGCCGCTGGTGATCGCTTCCGACTGGGTCGAGCGGGTGAAGGGCGAGATGCCGGAGCTGCCGCGCGTGATGGCGGCGCGCTTCGTCGCCGACTTCGGCCTGCCCGAATATGACGCCACGACGCTGACGCAGAGCAAGGCGATGGGCAGCTACTTCGAGGAAGCCGCGAAGGCCAGCGGCCAGGCGAAGCTGGCCAGCAACTGGATCATGGGCGAGGTGTCGAAGCGACTGAATGCCGCCGACATCGCCATCGAGCAGGCGCCGGTGCAGGCCGCCACCCTGGGCAAGCTGATCCAGCGCATCCAGGACGGCACGGTATCGAACAACGCCGCGCGCCAGGTGTTCGATGCGCTGTGGAATGGCGAGGGGAGCGAGGTCGATGCGGTCATCGAGGCCAAGGGCCTGAAGCAGATGAACGACAGCGGCGCGCTGGAGAAGATCATCGACGAGGTGATCGCCGCCAACGCCGCCAACGTCGAACAGGTCCGCGCCGGCAAGGACAAGGCCTTCAACGCCCTCGTGGGCCAGGCCATGAAGGCGAGCAAGGGCAAGGCGAACCCGCAGCAGGTCGGCGACATGCTGCGGAAGAAGCTAGGGGCCTGA
- the gatA gene encoding Asp-tRNA(Asn)/Glu-tRNA(Gln) amidotransferase subunit GatA, whose product MTQLHDLTVAQLAQKLKAREVSAVEAAGHFLGRVKAQADLGAFLATNEDATLAQARAADARIAAGEAAPLLGVPIAHKDIFVTQDFPSTAGSKMLEAYRSPFDATVVSKLAEAGAVSLGKLNCDEFAMGSSNENSAYQVVKNPWDKSRIPGGSSGGSAVAVAARLAPAVTGTDTGGSIRQPASFCGITGIKPTYGRASRYGMIAFASSLDQAGPMARTAEDCALLLSALCGPDLDRDSTSLDVPAEDFTRGLDGSVAGLRIGVPKEFFGPGLSDDVRSALEGALKQYEALGARIVEVSLPRTELAIPVYYIIAPAEASSNLSRFDGVKFGHRARQYGDLLDMYKKTRAEGFGDEVKRRIMIGTYVLSHGYYDAYYLQAQKIRRMIADDFQQAFKQCDLIAGPVAPSVAWKLGEHGNDPLADYLADIFTLPGSLAGLPGMSIPAGFGVGGMPVGLQLIGNYLQEGRLLNAAHKFQQATDHHLRQPEGF is encoded by the coding sequence ATGACGCAGTTGCACGACCTGACCGTCGCCCAGCTGGCGCAGAAGCTGAAGGCCAGGGAAGTTTCCGCGGTCGAGGCCGCCGGCCATTTCCTGGGCCGGGTGAAGGCCCAGGCCGACCTGGGCGCCTTCCTGGCGACCAATGAGGACGCGACCCTGGCCCAGGCACGGGCCGCCGACGCGCGCATCGCCGCCGGCGAGGCCGCGCCGCTGCTGGGCGTGCCGATCGCCCACAAGGACATCTTCGTCACCCAGGATTTCCCCAGCACCGCCGGCTCGAAGATGCTGGAGGCCTACCGCTCGCCCTTCGATGCCACCGTGGTCAGCAAGCTGGCCGAGGCCGGCGCGGTGAGCCTGGGCAAGCTCAATTGCGACGAGTTCGCCATGGGCTCGTCCAACGAGAACTCCGCTTACCAGGTGGTGAAGAACCCCTGGGACAAGAGCCGCATCCCCGGCGGCTCCTCGGGCGGCAGCGCGGTCGCCGTGGCGGCGCGCCTGGCGCCGGCCGTGACCGGCACCGACACCGGCGGCTCCATCCGCCAGCCGGCCAGCTTCTGCGGCATCACCGGCATCAAGCCGACCTACGGCCGCGCCTCGCGCTACGGGATGATCGCCTTCGCTTCCAGCCTGGACCAGGCCGGCCCGATGGCGCGCACGGCCGAAGACTGCGCGCTGCTGCTGTCGGCGCTGTGCGGCCCGGACCTGGACCGCGACTCCACTTCGCTGGACGTGCCGGCGGAAGATTTCACGCGCGGGCTCGATGGCTCCGTCGCCGGCCTGCGGATCGGCGTGCCGAAGGAATTCTTCGGTCCCGGCCTGTCGGACGACGTCCGCTCCGCCCTCGAAGGAGCGCTGAAACAGTACGAGGCGCTCGGCGCCCGCATCGTCGAAGTCTCGCTGCCTCGCACCGAGCTCGCGATCCCCGTGTACTACATCATCGCCCCGGCCGAGGCGAGCTCGAACCTGTCGCGCTTCGACGGCGTCAAGTTCGGCCACCGCGCCAGGCAGTACGGCGACCTGCTGGACATGTACAAGAAGACGCGGGCCGAAGGCTTCGGCGACGAAGTGAAGCGCCGCATCATGATCGGCACCTACGTGCTTTCGCACGGCTACTACGACGCCTACTACCTGCAGGCGCAGAAGATCCGCCGCATGATCGCCGACGATTTCCAGCAGGCCTTCAAGCAGTGCGACCTGATCGCCGGCCCGGTGGCGCCCAGCGTCGCCTGGAAGCTGGGCGAGCACGGCAACGACCCGCTGGCCGACTACCTGGCCGACATCTTCACGCTGCCCGGTTCGCTGGCGGGACTGCCGGGCATGAGCATCCCCGCGGGCTTCGGCGTCGGCGGCATGCCCGTGGGCCTGCAGTTGATCGGCAACTACTTGCAGGAAGGGCGTCTCTTGAACGCGGCCCACAAGTTCCAGCAGGCCACCGACCACCACCTGCGCCAGCCGGAAGGCTTTTAA
- the gatC gene encoding Asp-tRNA(Asn)/Glu-tRNA(Gln) amidotransferase subunit GatC: MSLNSQDISRIANLARLELTPQESERMLSQINGFFDIVEKMRAVDTTGVEPLPHPVATVQEVALRLREDVANPAIDREANQQSAPAIERGLFLVPKVIE; the protein is encoded by the coding sequence ATGTCCCTGAATTCCCAAGACATCAGCCGGATCGCGAACTTAGCACGGCTGGAGCTGACTCCGCAGGAGAGCGAGCGCATGCTCTCCCAGATCAACGGCTTCTTCGACATCGTGGAAAAGATGCGCGCCGTCGACACCACCGGTGTCGAACCGTTGCCGCATCCGGTGGCAACCGTGCAGGAAGTCGCACTGCGGCTGCGCGAGGACGTGGCGAACCCCGCCATCGACCGCGAAGCCAACCAGCAAAGCGCGCCCGCCATCGAACGCGGCTTGTTCCTGGTGCCAAAGGTGATCGAATGA
- a CDS encoding rod shape-determining protein, whose amino-acid sequence MFGAFRRYLSTDLAIDLGTANTLIFVRDKGIVLDEPSVVAIRHEGGPQGKKSIQAVGHEAKAMLGKVPGNIEAIRPMKDGVIADFTVTEQMLKQFIKMVHPRSVLKPSPRIIICVPCGSTQVERRAIRESALGAGASEVYLIEEPMAAAIGAGLPVSEASGSMVVDIGGGTTEVGVISLGGMVYKGSVRVGGDKFDEAIISYIRRNYGMLIGEPTAESIKKQIGSAFPGSEVKEMEVKGRNLSEGVPRSFTISSNEILEALTDPLNNIVSAVKNALEQTPPELGADIAERGMMLTGGGALLRDLDRLLAEETGLPVLVAEDPLTCVVRGCGIALERMERLGSIFTSE is encoded by the coding sequence ATGTTCGGAGCATTCCGACGCTACCTGTCCACCGACCTGGCCATCGACCTGGGCACGGCCAACACCCTGATCTTCGTTCGCGACAAAGGCATCGTGCTGGACGAGCCCTCCGTGGTGGCGATCCGCCACGAAGGCGGCCCCCAAGGCAAGAAGTCGATCCAGGCGGTCGGCCATGAAGCCAAAGCCATGCTGGGCAAGGTGCCCGGCAACATCGAAGCCATCCGGCCGATGAAGGACGGCGTGATCGCCGACTTCACCGTGACCGAGCAGATGCTCAAGCAGTTCATCAAGATGGTCCACCCCCGGTCCGTCCTGAAGCCCAGCCCGCGCATCATCATCTGCGTGCCCTGCGGCTCCACCCAGGTGGAACGCCGGGCCATCCGCGAATCGGCGCTCGGCGCCGGCGCGTCGGAGGTCTACCTGATCGAGGAACCCATGGCCGCGGCCATCGGCGCCGGCCTGCCGGTGTCCGAAGCTTCGGGCTCCATGGTCGTCGACATCGGCGGCGGCACCACGGAAGTGGGCGTCATCTCGCTGGGCGGCATGGTCTACAAGGGCTCCGTGCGCGTCGGCGGCGACAAGTTCGACGAAGCCATCATCAGCTACATCCGCCGCAACTACGGCATGCTGATCGGCGAGCCCACCGCCGAAAGCATCAAGAAGCAGATCGGCTCCGCCTTCCCCGGCAGCGAGGTGAAGGAAATGGAAGTGAAGGGCCGCAACCTCTCCGAGGGCGTGCCGCGCAGCTTCACCATCAGCTCCAACGAGATCCTGGAAGCGCTGACCGACCCGTTGAACAACATCGTGTCGGCCGTCAAGAACGCGCTGGAACAGACCCCGCCGGAACTGGGCGCCGACATCGCCGAACGCGGCATGATGCTCACCGGCGGCGGCGCGCTGCTGCGCGACCTGGACCGCCTGCTCGCCGAGGAAACCGGCCTGCCGGTGCTGGTGGCCGAAGATCCCCTGACCTGCGTCGTGCGAGGCTGCGGCATCGCGCTGGAACGCATGGAACGGCTGGGTTCGATCTTCACGTCCGAATGA